One Mycobacteroides salmoniphilum DNA segment encodes these proteins:
- a CDS encoding serine hydrolase domain-containing protein, which yields MSTSLDIAVNGTSSPDFDNVRRAFALNFLENDELGAAVAIWVDGELVVNLWAGWADEARTRPWTEDTLAPVYSGTKGLMSTCVHMLVERGVLDLHAPVARYWPEFGQAGKESITLAMVLGHRSGVIGPRTRLTPEQAANWDEVCEHIARATPWWEPGTAQGYHMATFGFILGEVVRRTTGQTLGQFLRTEIAEPYGLDVHVGLPHSEHHRCAELINKPFLRDVFRGAPGEFDCMSDHPLAGPLISGDFIPDDEIARKDIALWRALEFPGTNAHVSALGLATFYNAMALGKLLSHDHMDVVRVSQGGFDPDVVLGPRVANHGWGLGYMLNQRCYAGPNQKTFGHGGSGGSYAFVDLEHRIGYSYVMNQFDVTKADADPRSVRLINELYSTLGVSPAGESL from the coding sequence TCGCGATCTGGGTCGACGGTGAGCTCGTCGTCAATCTGTGGGCCGGCTGGGCCGATGAGGCGCGCACCCGTCCCTGGACCGAGGACACCTTGGCGCCGGTCTACTCCGGGACCAAGGGATTGATGAGCACCTGCGTCCATATGCTCGTCGAGCGCGGCGTGCTCGACCTGCATGCGCCGGTCGCCCGGTACTGGCCCGAATTCGGCCAGGCCGGAAAGGAATCCATCACGCTGGCCATGGTGCTTGGGCATCGCTCGGGTGTGATTGGACCGCGCACCCGGCTGACGCCGGAGCAGGCCGCCAACTGGGACGAGGTGTGCGAACACATCGCGAGGGCGACGCCGTGGTGGGAGCCCGGAACCGCGCAGGGCTACCACATGGCGACGTTCGGGTTCATCCTGGGCGAGGTCGTCCGTCGGACCACCGGTCAGACGCTCGGGCAGTTCCTGCGTACCGAGATCGCCGAGCCGTACGGCCTCGATGTACACGTCGGACTGCCGCACAGCGAGCACCATCGGTGCGCGGAGTTGATCAACAAGCCGTTCCTGCGCGACGTATTCCGCGGTGCTCCCGGGGAATTCGACTGCATGAGTGATCACCCGCTGGCGGGCCCGCTCATCTCGGGTGACTTCATCCCCGACGACGAGATTGCCCGTAAGGACATTGCCCTGTGGCGGGCGCTGGAGTTCCCCGGGACCAATGCCCACGTTTCGGCGCTGGGTCTGGCCACCTTCTACAACGCGATGGCGCTCGGCAAGCTGCTCAGCCATGACCACATGGATGTGGTGCGGGTGTCGCAGGGCGGGTTCGATCCCGATGTGGTGCTGGGCCCCCGGGTGGCCAACCACGGATGGGGGCTGGGCTACATGCTCAACCAGCGCTGCTATGCCGGGCCCAATCAGAAGACGTTCGGGCACGGCGGGTCTGGTGGTTCGTACGCCTTCGTCGACCTGGAGCACCGCATCGGCTACTCGTACGTGATGAACCAGTTCGATGTGACCAAGGCGGATGCCGATCCTCGTAGTGTGCGGCTGATCAACGAGCTCTACAGCACGTTGGGGGTGTCGCCGGCGGGAGAGTCGCTGTGA